One stretch of Mycolicibacterium fallax DNA includes these proteins:
- a CDS encoding alpha/beta hydrolase, with translation MQRTSWLGPALLSLALVAAGTAPIAAAAPNSAAPQVNWGSCAPAVQNADDVPGAQCTMLAVPVDYDNPSSGTMAIAVIRIPAAGTRIGSLFVNPGGPGSSAVDTAVGMGAALAGSPINEAFDLVAFDPRGVGYSTPALRCRTDAEFDAWRREPMVDYSPAGVAQIEALTQRYVDQCVARMGKDVLGHVGTREAARDMDEVRKILGDDQINYLGFSYGTRIGTEYLNKFGNRVRRMVLDGAIDPSADPVAQTIDQMAGFQSAFEVYAADCAKSTDCPLGTDPAQSVARYRALIDPLATRPARTSDPRGLSYADAVTGTFNALYTPQYWKFLTSGLLGLARGSDPGDLLMLADQYQGRDRNGHYTNDQDAFNAVRCVDATWSRDPAVWAAADQRIRQVSPFSSYGQFTGYAARDICSFWPVPATSTPAPAKPAAPGQVMVVSTTRDPATPYQAGVNLARQLGASLVTFEGAQHTVVFNGYECIDVATLDFLIDAVAPPPDLRCP, from the coding sequence ATGCAGCGCACCTCCTGGCTGGGCCCTGCGCTGCTTTCGCTCGCGCTGGTGGCGGCCGGTACCGCACCGATCGCCGCCGCCGCACCGAATTCGGCTGCTCCACAGGTCAACTGGGGCAGTTGCGCGCCGGCGGTGCAGAACGCCGACGACGTGCCCGGGGCGCAGTGCACGATGCTGGCCGTCCCGGTCGACTACGACAACCCGTCGTCGGGCACCATGGCGATCGCCGTCATCCGCATCCCGGCCGCGGGAACCCGGATCGGTTCGCTGTTCGTCAATCCCGGCGGGCCCGGCTCCTCGGCGGTGGACACCGCGGTCGGGATGGGCGCGGCGCTGGCCGGCAGCCCGATCAACGAGGCCTTCGACCTGGTCGCCTTCGACCCGCGCGGCGTCGGCTATTCCACCCCGGCGCTGCGCTGCCGCACCGATGCGGAGTTCGACGCCTGGCGCCGGGAGCCGATGGTCGACTACAGCCCGGCGGGCGTCGCGCAGATCGAGGCGCTCACCCAGCGCTACGTGGACCAGTGCGTGGCCCGGATGGGCAAGGATGTGCTGGGCCACGTCGGGACCCGGGAGGCCGCCCGGGACATGGACGAGGTGCGCAAGATCCTCGGCGACGACCAGATCAACTACCTCGGCTTCAGCTACGGCACCCGGATCGGCACTGAATACCTCAACAAGTTCGGCAACCGGGTGCGCCGGATGGTGCTCGACGGTGCCATCGACCCGTCCGCCGACCCGGTGGCGCAGACCATCGACCAGATGGCCGGCTTCCAGTCCGCGTTCGAGGTGTACGCCGCGGACTGCGCGAAGTCGACCGACTGCCCGCTGGGCACCGACCCCGCACAATCGGTGGCCCGCTACCGCGCCCTGATCGACCCGCTGGCCACCCGACCGGCCCGCACCAGCGATCCCCGCGGGCTGTCCTACGCCGACGCGGTGACCGGCACCTTCAACGCGCTCTACACCCCGCAGTACTGGAAGTTCCTGACCAGCGGCCTGCTCGGCCTGGCCCGCGGGTCCGACCCCGGCGACCTGCTGATGCTGGCCGACCAGTACCAGGGCCGAGACCGCAACGGGCATTACACCAATGATCAGGACGCGTTCAACGCGGTGCGCTGCGTCGATGCGACCTGGTCGCGGGATCCGGCGGTGTGGGCCGCCGCCGATCAGCGAATCCGCCAGGTCTCGCCGTTCTCCTCCTACGGGCAGTTCACCGGCTACGCGGCGCGGGACATCTGCTCGTTCTGGCCGGTGCCGGCCACCTCGACCCCGGCGCCGGCGAAGCCCGCGGCGCCCGGCCAGGTGATGGTGGTGTCCACCACCCGCGACCCCGCCACGCCGTATCAGGCCGGGGTCAATCTGGCCCGGCAGTTGGGCGCCTCGCTGGTCACCTTCGAGGGCGCCCAGCACACCGTGGTGTTCAACGGCTATGAGTGCATCGATGTCGCAACGCTGGATTTCCTGATCGACGCGGTGGCGCCCCCGCCGGATCTGCGCTGCCCGTGA
- a CDS encoding alpha/beta hydrolase has translation MVLTVALVGGVTTLSLLVDRDHRTPAAWVPQPVQWRPCPFTEQAPDSVRSGECATMAVPVDYDDPTGREATLALIRIPATGTKVGSLVINPGGPGESGIQAAINMVDTLPAPVRERFDLVGFDPRGVGMSRPALWCNSDEDNDRLRADPTVEYTPEGVTHIEGETKAFIQRCVDKMGDDFLANVGTDNVARDLDVLRAGLGDEKLTYLGYSYGTRIGAAYAEAFPQNVRAMILDGAIDPNADPIEADIAQDAAFQKAFNDFAADCAKDEDCPLGTDPAKAVEAYLAMVEPLVQHPATTTDPRGLSYNDAIVGTILAMYSKSFWPHLKTGLTELRDGRGDTLLTMADIYMRRDSKGRYDNSTDARVAINCVDRPPVTDRDKVIEADRRSREAAPFLSYGDFTGDAPMGTCAFWPVPPTSVPHEVSVPGLAPPLVVSVTGDPATPYEAGVQLARQLGGALLTYDGTQHTVVFQGQQCVDDYATAYLIDGTLPPEGARCP, from the coding sequence ATGGTGCTGACGGTCGCCCTGGTCGGCGGCGTAACGACGCTGTCGCTGCTGGTCGATCGGGATCACCGCACCCCCGCCGCCTGGGTTCCGCAGCCGGTGCAGTGGCGACCCTGCCCGTTCACCGAGCAGGCGCCCGACTCGGTGCGCTCCGGCGAGTGCGCGACGATGGCCGTCCCGGTGGACTACGACGACCCGACCGGCCGGGAGGCCACCCTCGCGCTGATCAGGATCCCGGCCACCGGAACCAAGGTCGGCTCGCTGGTGATCAATCCCGGCGGCCCGGGCGAATCCGGCATCCAGGCCGCGATCAACATGGTCGATACCCTGCCCGCCCCGGTGCGGGAACGCTTCGACCTGGTCGGATTCGACCCGCGCGGGGTGGGCATGTCCCGGCCCGCGCTGTGGTGCAACTCCGACGAGGACAACGACCGGCTGCGTGCCGACCCGACCGTCGAGTACACCCCCGAGGGCGTCACGCACATCGAGGGCGAGACCAAGGCGTTCATTCAGCGCTGCGTGGACAAGATGGGCGATGACTTCCTGGCCAACGTCGGCACCGACAACGTGGCCCGGGACCTCGATGTGCTGCGCGCCGGTCTCGGCGACGAGAAGCTGACCTACCTGGGCTACTCCTACGGCACCCGGATCGGCGCCGCCTACGCCGAGGCCTTCCCGCAGAACGTGCGCGCGATGATCCTCGACGGTGCGATCGACCCGAACGCCGACCCGATCGAGGCCGACATCGCCCAGGACGCCGCATTCCAGAAGGCGTTCAACGACTTTGCCGCGGACTGCGCCAAGGACGAGGACTGCCCGCTGGGCACCGACCCGGCCAAGGCCGTCGAGGCCTACCTGGCCATGGTGGAACCGCTGGTCCAGCATCCGGCGACGACCACCGATCCGCGTGGGCTGTCCTACAACGACGCGATCGTCGGCACCATCTTGGCGATGTACTCGAAGAGCTTCTGGCCGCATCTGAAGACCGGGCTCACCGAGCTGCGCGACGGCCGCGGCGACACCCTGCTGACCATGGCCGACATCTACATGCGGCGGGACTCCAAGGGGCGCTACGACAATTCCACCGACGCGCGGGTGGCGATCAACTGTGTGGACCGCCCGCCGGTGACCGATCGTGACAAGGTGATCGAGGCCGATCGGCGCAGCCGCGAGGCGGCCCCGTTCCTGAGCTACGGCGATTTCACCGGTGACGCACCGATGGGAACCTGCGCGTTCTGGCCGGTCCCGCCGACCAGCGTGCCGCACGAGGTGTCGGTGCCGGGATTGGCGCCGCCGCTGGTGGTCTCGGTGACCGGCGACCCGGCCACCCCGTACGAGGCCGGCGTGCAGCTGGCCCGCCAGCTCGGCGGTGCGCTGCTGACCTACGACGGCACCCAGCACACCGTGGTGTTCCAGGGCCAGCAGTGCGTCGACGACTACGCCACCGCCTATCTCATCGACGGGACGCTGCCGCCCGAGGGCGCCCGCTGCCCGTAG
- a CDS encoding WS/DGAT/MGAT family O-acyltransferase has translation MSGYQRLSGLDATFLYLETANQPLHVCSILELDTSTMPGGYTFDKLRDLLAARVRAMPEFRMKLSDSFLNIDHPVWVEDPEFDVEHHVHRIGLPAPGGRAEMSEIAGHFASLPLDRSRPLWEMLVIENVAGTDARDGGGLAVITKVHHAAVDGVTGANLMSQLCSTDPDAPAPEPVEAPGGAGPLTIAARGLARYATRPINLATRVLPDTVNTVVDTARRALSGQAMASPFNAPQTAFNAKITRRRNVSYARLDLDDVKLVKNHFGVKVNDVVMALVAGVLRQYLLERDELPDASLVAMVPVSVHGRSDRPGRNKVSGMFTSLHTDIADPGDRLRAIAEGSVVAKEHSSAIPASLLQDWSQFAAPAVFGAAMRVYASSRLTEARPVHNLVVSNVPGPQEPLYFLGAEVTAMYPLGPVFHGSGLNITVMSLAGQLDVGLISCPDLLPDLWDMADDFAVGMAELVAATRA, from the coding sequence ATGTCCGGATACCAGAGGCTCAGTGGCCTCGACGCAACGTTCCTGTACCTGGAGACGGCCAACCAGCCGCTGCATGTCTGCTCGATCCTGGAGCTCGACACCTCGACGATGCCGGGTGGCTACACCTTCGACAAGCTGCGTGATTTGCTGGCCGCGCGGGTGCGGGCGATGCCGGAGTTCCGGATGAAGCTCAGCGACAGCTTCCTGAACATCGACCACCCGGTGTGGGTGGAGGACCCGGAGTTCGACGTCGAGCACCACGTGCACCGGATCGGGCTGCCGGCCCCCGGCGGGCGCGCCGAGATGTCCGAGATCGCCGGGCATTTCGCGTCGCTGCCGCTGGACCGGAGTCGCCCGCTGTGGGAGATGCTGGTGATCGAGAACGTCGCCGGCACCGATGCCCGCGACGGCGGCGGGCTGGCGGTGATCACCAAGGTGCATCACGCCGCGGTCGACGGCGTGACCGGCGCCAACCTGATGTCGCAGCTGTGCTCGACGGATCCGGACGCCCCGGCGCCCGAGCCGGTGGAGGCACCCGGTGGCGCAGGCCCGCTGACGATCGCCGCCCGCGGCCTGGCCCGGTACGCCACCCGGCCGATCAACCTGGCCACCCGGGTGCTGCCCGACACCGTCAACACCGTGGTGGACACCGCCCGTCGCGCGCTCAGCGGGCAGGCGATGGCCAGCCCGTTCAACGCGCCGCAGACCGCCTTCAACGCCAAGATCACCCGGCGGCGCAACGTCTCCTACGCGCGGCTGGACCTCGACGACGTCAAGCTGGTCAAGAACCACTTCGGGGTCAAGGTCAACGATGTGGTGATGGCGCTGGTCGCCGGGGTGCTGCGGCAGTACCTGCTGGAGCGCGACGAACTGCCGGATGCCTCGCTGGTCGCGATGGTCCCGGTGTCGGTGCACGGCCGCTCCGACCGGCCCGGCCGCAACAAGGTGTCGGGCATGTTCACCAGCCTGCACACCGACATCGCCGATCCGGGCGACCGGCTGCGGGCGATCGCCGAAGGCAGCGTGGTGGCCAAGGAACACAGCTCGGCCATCCCGGCCAGCCTGTTGCAGGACTGGAGCCAGTTCGCCGCGCCCGCGGTGTTCGGGGCGGCCATGCGGGTGTACGCCAGTTCCCGGCTGACCGAGGCGCGCCCGGTGCACAACCTGGTGGTGTCCAACGTGCCGGGGCCGCAGGAGCCGCTGTATTTCCTCGGCGCGGAGGTCACCGCGATGTACCCGCTGGGCCCGGTGTTCCACGGGTCCGGGCTCAACATCACCGTCATGTCGCTGGCCGGCCAGCTCGACGTCGGGCTGATCTCCTGCCCGGACCTGCTGCCGGACCTGTGGGACATGGCCGACGACTTCGCCGTCGGGATGGCCGAGCTGGTCGCCGCGACCCGCGCCTGA
- the panB gene encoding 3-methyl-2-oxobutanoate hydroxymethyltransferase, whose protein sequence is MSAHSETPVYGAANTDAAPKRTKVRTHHLQQWKAEGHKWAMLTAYDFSTARAFDDAGIPVLLVGDSAANVVYGYDTTVPISADELIPLARGVVRGAPHALVVADLPFGSYESSPEQALATATRFLKESGAHAVKIEGGERIADQIATLTRAGIPVVGHLGFTPQSVNSLGGFRVQGRGDTGEQIIHDAIAVAEAGAIAVVLEMVPAELATQITGKLTIPTVGIGAGPNCDAQVLVWQDMAGMTAGRTAKFVKRFGDVGAELRRAASDYAHEVAGGTFPAEQHSF, encoded by the coding sequence ATGTCTGCGCATTCCGAGACCCCCGTGTACGGCGCCGCGAACACCGACGCCGCCCCGAAGCGGACGAAGGTTCGCACCCACCACCTGCAGCAGTGGAAGGCCGAGGGGCACAAGTGGGCGATGCTCACCGCCTACGACTTCTCCACCGCCCGCGCCTTCGACGACGCCGGGATCCCGGTGCTATTGGTCGGCGACTCCGCGGCCAACGTGGTCTACGGCTACGACACCACCGTGCCGATCTCGGCCGACGAGCTGATCCCGCTGGCCCGCGGCGTGGTCCGCGGTGCCCCGCACGCGCTGGTGGTGGCCGACCTGCCGTTCGGCAGCTACGAGAGCAGCCCCGAGCAGGCGCTGGCGACGGCCACCCGGTTCCTCAAGGAGTCCGGTGCGCACGCGGTCAAGATCGAGGGCGGCGAGCGGATCGCCGACCAGATCGCCACCCTGACCCGGGCCGGGATCCCGGTCGTCGGGCACCTCGGCTTCACCCCGCAGAGCGTCAACAGCCTGGGCGGCTTCCGGGTGCAGGGCCGCGGTGACACCGGCGAGCAGATCATCCACGACGCGATCGCCGTCGCCGAGGCGGGCGCGATCGCCGTGGTGCTGGAGATGGTGCCCGCCGAGCTGGCCACCCAGATCACCGGCAAGCTGACCATCCCGACGGTCGGGATCGGCGCCGGGCCCAACTGCGACGCCCAGGTGCTGGTGTGGCAGGACATGGCCGGCATGACCGCCGGGCGGACCGCCAAGTTCGTCAAGCGCTTCGGGGACGTCGGCGCCGAACTGCGCCGCGCGGCCAGCGACTACGCCCACGAGGTGGCCGGCGGGACCTTCCCCGCCGAGCAGCACAGCTTCTAG
- a CDS encoding DUF2252 domain-containing protein, which yields MTGLNLRDRDAEVEDPAADLARGRALRAQTPRRALAELGSCGRSATEILLEQNLGRVPDLVGLRMARMLVSPLHFFRGAAAVMAADLAAGPSSNIDVVSCGDAHLSNFGVFASPDRALVFDLNDFDEAAQAPAEWDLKRLVTSVILAARQRQLPEPTARDIAESTAAAYRRALAAVLQMSVLDRFYLRAALTDRPELGADGLAEVTRRTIERARRRTSERAFAKLTEPDAAGTPRFRESPPLTRHVPLADEAALLAAVAEYTASVPVDVRVLLSHFRVTDIAMRVVGVGSVGTRCYLAVLVDARGTPLILQIKQANRSVLQDYGGRVQPQSLQSAIAAHGQGRRVVDGQRILQAVSDLLLGTVRIDGDDFYLRQFHDMKGSVNIDELDATGLGAYGRDCAAVLARAHAQSANASVFHGYFGGGGKAIDAVVSWCFRYADKTVADFDQLTEAARAGAVEVADHPLLG from the coding sequence GTGACCGGTCTGAACCTGCGCGACCGGGACGCCGAGGTGGAGGACCCGGCCGCCGACCTCGCGCGCGGCCGGGCGCTGCGCGCGCAGACCCCACGCCGGGCCCTGGCCGAACTCGGCAGCTGCGGTCGCAGCGCGACGGAGATCCTGCTCGAGCAGAACCTCGGGCGGGTGCCCGACCTCGTCGGGCTGCGGATGGCCCGGATGCTGGTCAGCCCGCTGCACTTCTTCCGGGGTGCGGCCGCGGTGATGGCCGCCGACCTGGCCGCCGGCCCGAGCAGCAACATCGACGTGGTGTCCTGCGGGGATGCTCACCTGTCGAACTTCGGCGTCTTCGCCTCCCCCGACCGCGCGCTGGTGTTCGACCTCAACGACTTCGACGAGGCCGCCCAGGCGCCCGCCGAATGGGATCTCAAGCGGCTGGTCACCAGCGTCATCCTGGCGGCGCGCCAGCGGCAACTGCCCGAGCCGACCGCCCGCGACATCGCCGAGTCGACCGCCGCGGCGTACCGCCGCGCGCTGGCGGCGGTGCTGCAGATGAGCGTGCTCGACCGGTTCTATCTGCGCGCCGCGCTGACCGACCGGCCCGAGCTCGGCGCCGACGGGCTGGCCGAGGTGACCCGGCGAACGATCGAGCGGGCCCGCAGGCGCACCTCCGAACGCGCCTTCGCCAAGCTCACCGAGCCCGACGCGGCCGGCACTCCCCGTTTTCGGGAGTCGCCGCCGCTGACCCGGCACGTCCCGCTGGCCGATGAGGCCGCGCTGCTGGCCGCGGTCGCCGAGTACACCGCGTCGGTCCCGGTCGATGTGCGCGTGCTGCTGTCGCACTTTCGGGTGACCGACATCGCGATGCGGGTGGTCGGGGTCGGCAGCGTCGGCACCCGCTGCTACCTGGCGGTGCTCGTCGATGCCCGCGGCACCCCGCTGATCCTGCAGATCAAACAGGCCAACCGGTCCGTCCTGCAGGATTACGGCGGCCGGGTCCAGCCGCAGTCCCTGCAGTCCGCGATCGCCGCGCACGGCCAGGGCCGGCGGGTGGTCGACGGCCAGCGGATCCTGCAGGCGGTGTCTGATCTGCTGCTGGGCACCGTGCGGATCGACGGCGACGACTTCTACCTGCGCCAGTTCCACGACATGAAGGGCAGCGTCAACATCGACGAGCTCGACGCGACCGGGCTCGGCGCGTACGGCCGCGATTGCGCCGCGGTGCTGGCCCGGGCGCACGCCCAGAGCGCCAACGCCTCGGTGTTTCACGGCTATTTCGGCGGCGGCGGCAAGGCGATCGACGCCGTCGTCAGCTGGTGTTTCCGCTACGCGGACAAGACCGTCGCCGACTTCGACCAGCTCACCGAGGCCGCCCGGGCCGGGGCGGTCGAGGTCGCCGACCATCCGCTGCTCGGGTAG
- a CDS encoding enoyl-CoA hydratase/isomerase family protein: MEYQTLLFEPGTITRITLNRPNAANGLDDVLCAELADAAARCSEAKVVLLTGSGRFFCAGGDLRAMAASPLGPGAFVKGIADDLHTAMQIFARMDAVLITAVNGTAAGAGFSLAVSGDLVLADESASFTMAYTRAGLSPDGGSSYLLPRLVGLRRAQELILTNRTLSAAEALDWGLVTEVAADLPARADQLAAEIVAGSGTANGAVKRLLRETYRNDYAEQLALEAALIAANADAADGKEGIDAFLNKRSPQFG, from the coding sequence ATGGAATACCAGACGCTGCTGTTCGAGCCGGGCACCATCACCCGCATCACCCTGAACCGGCCGAACGCCGCGAACGGACTCGATGACGTGCTGTGCGCCGAGCTCGCCGACGCGGCCGCCCGGTGCTCCGAGGCGAAGGTTGTCCTGCTCACCGGTTCGGGCCGATTCTTCTGTGCGGGCGGCGATCTGCGCGCGATGGCGGCCTCCCCGCTGGGGCCCGGCGCGTTCGTCAAGGGCATCGCCGACGACCTGCACACCGCCATGCAGATCTTCGCCCGGATGGATGCCGTCTTGATCACCGCCGTCAACGGAACCGCCGCCGGAGCCGGCTTCAGCCTGGCGGTCAGCGGCGATCTGGTGCTGGCCGATGAGTCCGCGTCGTTCACCATGGCCTACACCCGGGCCGGGCTCAGCCCCGACGGCGGCAGCTCCTACCTGCTGCCCCGGCTGGTCGGGCTGCGCCGAGCCCAGGAACTGATCCTGACCAACCGCACCCTGTCGGCGGCCGAGGCGCTGGATTGGGGGCTGGTCACCGAGGTGGCCGCGGACCTGCCGGCCCGCGCCGATCAGCTGGCCGCCGAGATCGTGGCGGGCTCGGGCACCGCCAACGGCGCGGTCAAGCGGCTGCTGCGGGAGACCTACCGCAACGATTACGCCGAGCAGCTCGCGCTGGAGGCGGCGCTGATCGCGGCCAACGCCGACGCCGCCGACGGCAAGGAGGGCATCGACGCCTTCCTCAACAAGCGCAGCCCGCAGTTCGGCTGA
- a CDS encoding CYTH and CHAD domain-containing protein → MAAKRSKEVERKYDVTDTTVSPSFEGLAAVARVEQVAPQQLDAVYYDTAGGDLARNRITLRRRTGGTDEGWHLKLPGDGDARTEIQAPLADTLPDELRDVVLAIVRDRELAPVARIRNARQLQRLYDAAGALLAEFCDDHVTATAGDGDEQRWREWELELGTGNKALLNRLGTRLLDAGATPAGHAAKLARVLGDPPPSPPVTDDPIHRAVAQHVTELAHWDRAVRADEWDSVHQMRVTIRKLRSLLKESEESFGLTEDSWVLDELRQLAAILGVARDAEVLAEKHQQTLDELDPDLIRGPVRERLVDGSRRRYDVGLRRSVTAMRSARYFRLLDALDELATAEPMPAEEHAAEPGNLGGAYKRLRKSVKTAKAAEHTPDRDEALHRIRKSAKRLRYTASAIGRRKVYEAAKTVQTLLGDHQDAHVSRTHLAQQADAAHAAGEDTFTYGVLYQREDDLMQQRRGELNAALDQLKKAIGH, encoded by the coding sequence ATGGCGGCCAAAAGATCCAAGGAAGTGGAACGCAAGTACGACGTCACGGACACCACGGTCTCCCCGTCGTTCGAGGGCCTGGCCGCCGTCGCCCGGGTGGAGCAGGTCGCCCCCCAGCAGCTCGACGCGGTCTACTACGACACCGCCGGCGGCGACCTGGCCCGGAATCGAATCACGCTGCGGCGCCGCACCGGTGGCACCGACGAGGGCTGGCATCTGAAGCTTCCCGGCGACGGGGACGCGCGTACCGAGATCCAGGCGCCGCTGGCCGACACGCTGCCCGACGAGTTGCGCGACGTGGTGCTGGCGATCGTCCGCGACCGTGAACTGGCTCCGGTCGCCCGGATCCGCAACGCGCGCCAGCTGCAGCGCCTGTACGACGCCGCCGGCGCGCTGCTGGCCGAGTTCTGCGACGACCATGTCACCGCGACGGCCGGCGACGGCGACGAACAGCGTTGGCGGGAATGGGAATTGGAGTTGGGCACCGGCAACAAGGCGCTGCTGAACCGGCTGGGCACCCGGCTGCTCGACGCCGGCGCGACCCCGGCCGGTCACGCCGCCAAGCTGGCCCGGGTGCTCGGCGATCCGCCCCCGTCGCCGCCGGTCACCGACGACCCGATCCACCGGGCCGTCGCGCAGCACGTCACCGAATTGGCCCACTGGGATCGGGCGGTGCGCGCCGACGAGTGGGATTCGGTGCACCAGATGCGGGTCACCATCCGCAAGCTGCGCAGCCTGCTCAAGGAGTCCGAGGAGTCCTTCGGGCTGACCGAGGATTCCTGGGTGCTCGACGAGCTGCGCCAGCTCGCCGCGATCCTCGGCGTCGCCCGGGACGCCGAGGTGCTGGCCGAAAAGCACCAGCAGACCCTCGATGAACTGGATCCGGACCTGATCCGCGGCCCGGTGCGCGAGCGGCTGGTCGACGGGTCTCGGCGGCGCTACGACGTCGGGCTGCGCCGGTCGGTGACGGCGATGCGCTCGGCCCGGTACTTCCGGCTGCTCGACGCGCTCGACGAGTTGGCCACCGCCGAGCCGATGCCGGCCGAGGAGCACGCCGCCGAGCCCGGCAATCTGGGCGGGGCGTACAAGCGGCTGCGCAAGTCGGTGAAGACCGCCAAGGCCGCCGAGCACACCCCGGACCGCGACGAGGCGCTGCATCGAATCCGCAAGAGCGCCAAGCGGTTGCGCTACACGGCCTCGGCGATCGGCCGGCGCAAGGTGTACGAGGCGGCCAAGACCGTCCAGACCCTGCTCGGTGACCATCAGGATGCCCACGTCAGCCGGACCCATCTCGCGCAGCAGGCCGACGCCGCCCACGCCGCCGGGGAGGACACCTTCACCTACGGGGTGCTCTACCAGCGTGAGGACGACCTGATGCAGCAGCGGCGCGGCGAGCTGAACGCCGCCCTGGATCAGCTGAAGAAGGCCATCGGGCACTGA
- a CDS encoding HNH endonuclease yields the protein MFDLVGSGVDLSDEAALVTGITELERAKSRAAALQARLTAQLATVRHDAEAAAGLPAARRGRGLAAEVALARYDSPHSGNRHLGFAQALINEMPHTLAALESGALSEWRATLLVRESACLDVADRRALDAEMCADVAGLAGRGNKRIAAEAKAIAYRLDPHAVVDRAVRAEKDRRVSIRPAPDNMVYLSALLPMVKGVSVYAALRREADSCGDGRSRGQVMADTLIERITGRPAEVPEPIAVSLVLSDDTLTGGTGPALIPGVGPVPATIARGLITNAVTDPASRATLRNLYARPGSGALVAMQSRSRLFPKALAMLIGFRDQQCRTPYCDAEIRHTDHIRPAADDGPTSYPNGDGLCEACNYNKQAPRWRVRVTTTGTGRHTTVTTTPTGHSYLSTAPPILPGSPPDGPMEAALRNLLRKPAAA from the coding sequence ATGTTCGACTTGGTTGGGTCCGGAGTGGATCTCTCCGATGAGGCGGCGCTGGTCACCGGCATCACCGAACTCGAACGCGCCAAATCCCGGGCCGCCGCCCTGCAGGCCCGACTGACCGCCCAGCTGGCGACGGTGCGCCACGACGCCGAGGCTGCCGCGGGACTGCCGGCGGCGCGGCGCGGTCGGGGGCTGGCCGCCGAGGTCGCCCTGGCCCGGTACGACTCCCCGCACAGCGGCAACCGGCATCTGGGTTTCGCCCAGGCGCTGATCAACGAGATGCCGCACACCCTGGCCGCCCTGGAATCCGGGGCGTTGAGTGAGTGGCGGGCCACCCTGCTGGTCCGCGAGTCGGCCTGCCTGGACGTTGCGGATCGGCGCGCCCTGGACGCCGAGATGTGCGCCGACGTCGCCGGTCTGGCGGGACGGGGCAACAAGCGCATCGCCGCGGAGGCCAAGGCCATCGCCTACCGGCTGGACCCGCACGCCGTCGTCGACCGGGCGGTCCGGGCCGAGAAGGACCGGCGGGTGAGCATCCGGCCGGCCCCGGACAACATGGTCTATCTCAGTGCCCTGCTGCCGATGGTCAAGGGCGTCTCGGTGTACGCCGCGCTGCGCCGGGAGGCCGACAGCTGCGGCGACGGCCGCAGCCGGGGACAGGTGATGGCCGACACCCTGATCGAACGGATCACCGGACGCCCGGCCGAGGTGCCCGAACCCATCGCGGTGAGCCTGGTGCTCTCCGATGACACCCTGACCGGTGGCACCGGCCCCGCGCTGATTCCCGGGGTCGGACCGGTGCCCGCGACCATCGCGCGAGGCCTGATCACCAACGCGGTGACCGACCCGGCATCGCGGGCGACGCTGCGCAACCTGTACGCCCGGCCGGGCAGCGGCGCGCTGGTGGCGATGCAGTCCCGGTCCCGGCTGTTCCCCAAGGCCCTGGCAATGCTGATCGGGTTCCGCGATCAACAATGTCGCACCCCCTACTGCGACGCCGAGATCCGGCACACCGACCACATCCGTCCCGCCGCCGACGACGGGCCCACCAGCTACCCCAACGGCGACGGCCTGTGCGAGGCCTGCAACTACAACAAGCAGGCACCCCGCTGGCGTGTCCGCGTCACGACGACCGGCACCGGCCGGCACACCACCGTGACCACCACCCCCACCGGTCACAGCTACCTCAGCACCGCGCCGCCGATCCTGCCGGGCAGTCCACCCGACGGCCCGATGGAAGCCGCGCTGCGCAACCTGCTCCGAAAACCTGCGGCCGCCTGA
- a CDS encoding class I SAM-dependent methyltransferase has translation MTESDEDARTAWERRYGESDRIWSGRVNARLAEIAGELTPGRALDLGAGEGADAIWLASRGWQVVAVDVSETALARGAADAGQLAARIDFRPCDLNTDFPDGEFDLVSAQFLHSHADLDRERILRRAAAAIAPGGTLLIVDHGEAPPWASALQAHHHEFPSAQRVLDGLELGQGWQVLRCGSAERDAVGPDGQPAHLVDNVIVVRRGQHGG, from the coding sequence ATGACCGAATCGGATGAGGACGCCCGCACGGCGTGGGAGCGGCGCTACGGCGAGTCCGACCGGATCTGGAGCGGCCGGGTCAATGCCCGGCTGGCCGAGATCGCCGGCGAGCTGACGCCCGGCCGCGCCCTGGACCTGGGTGCGGGGGAGGGCGCCGACGCGATCTGGCTGGCCTCCCGCGGCTGGCAGGTGGTTGCCGTCGATGTCTCCGAAACCGCGCTGGCCCGCGGCGCCGCGGACGCCGGGCAATTGGCCGCGCGGATCGACTTCCGGCCCTGCGACCTGAACACGGACTTTCCCGACGGGGAGTTCGACCTGGTGTCGGCGCAGTTCCTGCACTCGCATGCCGACCTGGACCGGGAGCGGATTCTGCGGCGCGCGGCGGCGGCGATCGCGCCGGGCGGCACGCTGCTGATCGTCGACCACGGCGAGGCTCCGCCGTGGGCGTCGGCGCTGCAGGCCCACCACCACGAGTTCCCCAGCGCGCAGCGGGTGCTCGACGGGCTGGAGCTGGGGCAGGGCTGGCAGGTGCTGCGCTGCGGGTCGGCCGAGCGTGACGCCGTGGGGCCCGACGGGCAGCCCGCGCACCTGGTCGACAACGTGATCGTGGTGCGCCGGGGGCAGCACGGCGGCTGA